The following are encoded together in the Oreochromis aureus strain Israel breed Guangdong linkage group 18, ZZ_aureus, whole genome shotgun sequence genome:
- the and2 gene encoding actinodin2, with the protein MARVGRPSLSLIHTGFLLAVVLLPDFLGAVPVEQHKQEEVAAVSDDVKAEAMTSLKKLVRDRRNVPVVAVPQFKRVPDFWGWYKYFMDSHNQEGVEDLDRLYVAYLQNKHRSEEGPTFNHYLNHLSEIYKTCAESEDLECIAELTSKPKAAVAMPAPIKSADVRLCNPYTDPYCMFPVTSKSAAPEPPSAPAKVPAPIYTPVPMKSQTGFYYYAPVLEPFLGAEKRAELLRICQPEDVECLQYHLRAAYGYRPAQGPAPSYAALKCNPKDPYCMASLVQKSPTGFYHLMQPSCDPAVDPLCATNAPAPLAAKEQHCNPLFDAGCNPLTATRLASLTKPVVEYAPMNQPAHPAAPLSCDPRYDPYCILAAAAALRKSPPQLPEHQVRYKLGVRGKTKEGYDCYVHYDKDCIPVKSSPEAKADVIAPAKLFCHPFDPNCHKFAPPSGAKPLKSSEDGIILPDPDCDPEYDYNCRLHRAKPVAAAAADEPAKEAASPQLAVPRFEDFLRGVMSQYK; encoded by the exons ATGGCACGTGTTGGACGACcgtcgctttccctgatccacacAGGATTCCTGTTAGCAGTTGTTTTATTACCAG ACTTTCTGGGGGCCGTTCCAGTGGAGCAGCACAAGCAGGAGGAAG TGGCCGCTGTGTCTGATGATGTGAAAGCCGAGGCGATGACCAGCCTAAAAAAGCTGGTTCGCGACAGAAGGAACGTCCCCGTTGTGGCTGTGCCCCAGTTCAAACGCGTGCCTGACTTCTGGGGATGGTACAAATACTTCATGGACAGCCACAACCAGGAGGGA GTTGAGGACCTGGATCGTCTTTATGTGGCTTACCTGCAGAACAAGCACAGGTCAGAAGAGGGACCGACTTTTAACCACTACCTCAACCACCTCAGCGAAATCTACAAGACCTGTGCCGAGTCAGAAGATCTGGAGTGCATCGCCGAGTTAACTAGCAAACCAAAGGCGGCCGTGGCGATGCCTGCCCCCATCAAGTCTGCTGATGTCAGGCTGTGCAACCCCTATACTGACCCCTACTGCATGTTCCCTGTTACCAGCAAATCTGCTGCCCCTGAGCCACCTTCAGCTCCAGCCAAAGTGCCAGCGCCTATCTATACCCCGGTGCCAATGAAGAGCCAAACTGGTTTCTACTACTATGCTCCTGTCCTGGAGCCCTTCCTGGGTGCTGAGAAGAGGGCTGAATTGCTCAGAATCTGCCAACCTGAAGATGTAGAGTGTCTGCAGTACCACCTGAGAGCAGCCTATGGGTACCGTCCAGCCCAAGGTCCAGCTCCATCTTATGCTGCCCTCAAATGCAACCCAAAGGATCCCTACTGCATGGCTTCCCTGGTCCAGAAATCTCCTACTGGCTTCTACCACTTGATGCAACCCAGCTGTGACCCAGCTGTGGATCCTCTGTGTGCAACCAACGCTCCCGCTCCTCTGGCTGCTAAAGAGCAACACTGCAACCCCCTGTTTGATGCAGGCTGCAACCCTCTGACTGCTACCAGGCTGGCCAGCCTGACCAAGCCTGTAGTAGAGTACGCCCCCATGAATCAGCCTGCACACCCTGCTGCTCCTCTGTCCTGCGACCCTCGCTACGACCCATACTGCATACTGGCAGCTGCTGCCGCTCTGCGCAAGTCCCCTCCACAGCTCCCAGAGCACCAG GTACGCTACAAGCTTGGTGTCCGTGGCAAGACCAAGGAGGGCTACGACTGCTATGTGCATTATGACAAAGACTGCATCCCAGTCAAGAGTAGTCCTGAGGCCAAGGCTGACGTCATTGCTCCAGCCAAGCTCTTCTGCCATCCATTTGACCCCAACTGTCACAAGTTTGCTCCACCCTCTGGTGCCAAGCCCCTGAAATCCAGTGAGGATGGCATAATCCTGCCAGATCCAGACTGCGATCCTGAATACGACTACAACTGCCGCCTGCACCGTGCTAAGCCCGTCGCCGCCGCCGCTGCAGATGAGCCGGCCAAGGAAGCTGCTAGTCCACAGCTTGCTGTTCCACGCTTCGAAGATTTCCTCAGGGGCGTCATGAGCCAGTACaaatag